The Candidatus Neomarinimicrobiota bacterium genome window below encodes:
- a CDS encoding flavin reductase family protein yields the protein MIIDPEKQTFAENHKLMIGSIVPRPIAFVSSVSNDGLNNLAPFSYFNGVCSNPPTIMFAPGRRGYDGLTKDTLNNIRETEEFTVNIVSEEIGKQMVACATDYPPSVDEFEISGLTPRTAEKVKAPRVAESKVSFECKLNQIVEIGDGGAGAGFVVIGTIVMFHVDDDVFQDGKIDIDTLKPLGRLAGNSYTKISEIFDIVRKVHPD from the coding sequence ATGATTATCGACCCGGAAAAACAAACTTTCGCTGAAAATCACAAACTGATGATCGGTTCCATAGTACCGAGACCCATAGCATTCGTTTCTAGCGTGTCTAACGACGGTCTCAATAATTTGGCACCTTTCTCCTATTTTAACGGTGTTTGCTCCAATCCACCTACTATCATGTTTGCGCCTGGTAGACGTGGATATGACGGTTTAACCAAGGATACACTTAACAACATTCGCGAAACAGAAGAATTCACGGTTAACATTGTTTCAGAAGAAATAGGTAAACAGATGGTAGCCTGCGCCACCGATTACCCGCCTAGTGTGGATGAATTTGAGATCTCAGGGCTCACACCTAGAACGGCTGAAAAAGTGAAAGCGCCCCGCGTGGCCGAATCAAAAGTGAGCTTTGAATGTAAGCTAAACCAGATTGTGGAGATTGGTGATGGCGGTGCCGGTGCCGGTTTTGTGGTTATCGGTACAATTGTCATGTTTCACGTTGATGATGATGTTTTTCAGGATGGAAAAATTGATATCGACACTCTCAAGCCCTTAGGCAGACTGGCAGGGAACAGCTACACCAAGATCAGTGAGATTTTCGATATAGTCCGCAAAGTCCACCCCGATTGA
- the fahA gene encoding fumarylacetoacetase produces MDETTDPKLKSWVDVSPDSHFPIQNLPYGAAIRKTGKKPFLVTAIGDSVLSLTEIERRGVFSTTEIAGKNVFQGSSLNDFMALGRDAWKVVRQALSHLFQADNPAIRDNEDLKNKVLIPASEVEMVMPVSIGDYTDFYSSREHATNVGTLIRGPEKALMPNWLHLPVAYHGRASSVIISGTPLHRPKGQTFSKDAHAPVFGPSNVLDFELEMGFFVGPASKLGKSISVNDAIDHIFGMVLVNDWSARDIQTWEYQPLGPFLAKNFGTTISPWIVSMDALAPFKCPAPEQNPEPLRYLKSEGNRTYNIHLEVNLTPEGSDKMGTIVQSNFNYLYWDVHQQLAHHTATGCDVRTGDLMASGTISGPAKKNRGSLLELTWRGEEPITLSSGETRKFLQDGDTVTLTGWCQGDGYRVGFGECAGKILPAMEE; encoded by the coding sequence GCCATCAGAAAAACTGGTAAAAAACCTTTTCTGGTGACAGCCATTGGTGATTCTGTTTTGAGTCTCACCGAGATTGAAAGACGTGGTGTCTTTTCAACCACCGAAATTGCCGGAAAAAATGTTTTCCAAGGATCCTCACTCAACGACTTCATGGCCCTTGGCCGAGATGCATGGAAGGTCGTTCGCCAGGCACTAAGTCACCTGTTCCAGGCTGACAACCCAGCCATCCGGGACAATGAAGATTTGAAGAATAAGGTTTTAATTCCTGCTTCAGAAGTAGAAATGGTCATGCCCGTTTCCATCGGGGACTATACAGATTTTTACTCTTCAAGGGAGCACGCCACCAATGTGGGTACTTTGATTCGTGGGCCGGAAAAAGCCCTCATGCCAAACTGGCTTCACCTACCTGTAGCTTACCATGGTAGGGCTTCTTCCGTCATCATTTCCGGAACGCCGCTCCATCGACCCAAAGGTCAGACCTTTTCGAAAGATGCCCATGCCCCTGTCTTCGGTCCCAGTAATGTTCTTGATTTTGAACTTGAGATGGGTTTCTTTGTGGGACCGGCCAGTAAATTGGGGAAATCGATTTCAGTGAATGATGCCATAGATCATATTTTCGGAATGGTTTTGGTGAATGACTGGTCAGCCCGGGATATCCAAACTTGGGAGTATCAACCGCTGGGACCTTTCCTTGCCAAAAACTTTGGGACCACTATCTCTCCGTGGATTGTCTCCATGGACGCATTGGCACCGTTCAAATGCCCGGCACCGGAACAAAACCCGGAACCCCTACGCTATCTCAAATCTGAGGGTAACAGAACGTACAACATTCACCTGGAAGTCAATTTGACCCCTGAAGGTTCAGATAAAATGGGAACTATTGTCCAAAGCAATTTCAACTATTTATACTGGGATGTACATCAGCAACTGGCCCATCACACTGCCACGGGATGTGATGTCAGGACAGGAGATCTCATGGCTTCAGGGACCATCTCAGGACCTGCCAAAAAAAACCGGGGCAGTCTGCTGGAACTCACTTGGAGAGGAGAGGAACCTATTACTCTCTCAAGCGGCGAAACCAGAAAGTTTCTTCAAGATGGTGATACGGTTACCCTGACAGGCTGGTGCCAGGGAGACGGTTATCGTGTAGGTTTTGGGGAATGTGCGGGGAAAATTCTGCCGGCTATGGAAGAATGA